DNA from Streptomyces rishiriensis:
TGGCGCGCCCCTGGTCCTGCTGGGCCACGGCGGCGGCAACCACAAGAGGCATCCGGCGATGGCGGGACGCGCTCGTCTTCTCGTGACCGGCTGCGGCTTCCATGCCGCCGTCATCGACGCGCCCGGCCACGGCGACCGGCCGCGCACCGCGCACGACGAGCAGGAGATCGCCGAGCTGCGCAGGGCGCAGGCGGCGGGCGAGCCGGAAGGCCCGGTCGTCGTTCGCTACAACGCCCGTCTGGCGGAGCTCGCCGTGCCCGAGTGGCAGGCGACCCTCGACGCCCTTCAGCAACGTCCCGAGATCGGCGCCGACGGGCCGGTGGGCTACTTCGGCATCGGCCTGGGCACCGCGATCGGGGTGCCGCTGGTGGCGGTCGAGCCCAGGATCACGGCCGCGGTCTTCGGCCTGATGTGGCCCGATGCCCTGGTCGAGACGGCGCGCCGGATCACCGTCCCGATCGAGTTCGGGCTGCAGTGGGACGACGAGCGCATCCCGCGCGAAGCCGGTCTCGCGCTGTTCGACGCCTTCGCGTCGAAGGAGAAGACGTTGCACGCCAACGCGGGCAAGCACGTCGACTTCCCCAGGTTCGAGGCCGACAGCGCGGTCCGGTTCTTCGCCCGGCATCTTGGCCGGGTGGTCACCTCACCGGCCTGAAGGTGAGCGGCAGCGGCGTCCGAACCGCGAAATCGGGCGCCGCTGCCGCGGTCCGTGTCGGGGCGGCACATCGCTCACCCGGGAGGAGGGGGCACTCGGGCGGCTTCGGCCGAGGGCCCTGCGCCATGTGTCTCGTTCGGAAAGACGCTGGATCGCTTGGCACCTCCCGCCTTACGGTGACGCCATGAGCAATCACTCCGAAGCGCCTGTCACGCCCGTCGAGGCCTTTGAACCCCCTTACTACGCGGCTGTGTTCACTACGGTGCGGACCCAGGAGCAGAGCGGTTACAGCGAGACCAACGCACGCATGGAAGACCTGGTGAAGGACGTCCCCGGGTTCCTGGGGATGGACCACGCCCAGACTCCTGGCGGACTGGGCATCACCGTCGGGTACTTCCGCGACGCCGACGCCCTCACGGAGTGGCGGCGCAACGTCGAGCACCGCGCGGCGCAGAAGCGCGGGCAGGCCGAGTGGTACCAGAGCTATACGCTGCATGTGGCGAAGGTGGAGCGGAGCCACGGGTTCACGCGAGCGCAGGTCCCGCAGATCCCGGCAGCAGGCTGACCGACTGCCGTCATGTCGGCGGCAGTTCCGTCGCAGAGTTGCATCGACGGGTCGGCGTGCCGTTCATGAACAGGATGCGGCCGGGGCAGAACCGTGGTGTTCTGCCCCGGCCGCACGGTCAGGCACTCGGGACGGCGGACGGACGGTCGTGCCGGTGCGCGTAGCGGCTGTCGGGGCGTCGGAGGCCCAGATGACCGCGAAGGGTCGTGGCGTCGTACGCGGTGCGGAAGACGCCGCGGCGCTGCAGTTCCGGGACCAGGCCTCGGGTGATCGCGGCGAGGTCGTGCGGGAGCGTGCCGGGGCGCAGCCGGAAGCCGTCCAGGCCGGCGGTGCGCCAGGAGAGCAGCAGGTCGGCCAGGTCGCCGGGAGTGCCGGTGAAGATCTCCGCGTCGGAGGCGAGCTCGCCGCCGTTCAGCTCGTCCAGCCGGGACTTGCGGCGGGCGGCGGCGCCCGGCTCGTCGTCCAGGAAGACCAGGAGATCCGCGAACTTCTTCAGGGGCCACTCCCGCTCGTTCCTGCCGATCCTCTCCACGGCCTCGCCGACCTGCGCGAGGATCGCCTCGGCGCCCGCGTGGTCGTGCGGTGTGACGTAGACGAGATCGGAGCCGCCCGCCGCGAACTCGTACGGGGTGGACGCGTGGGCGAGGCTCGTCACCACGGGTCGGCCCTGCGGAGGGCGGGGCGTGATCGAGGGGCCCTTCACGCTGAAGTACGTGCCCTCGAAGTCGATGTGGTGCAGCTTGTCGCGGTCGATGAAACGGCCTGTGGCCGCGTCCCGTATCTCCGCGTCGTCCTCCCAGCTGTCCCACAGCCGTCGGGCCACCTCCACCACGTCGGCGGCCTCCGCGAACAGGGGGCGCAGCCGCGCGGCTATCAGTTCCGGGTCGCGTACGTCCTCCTCCGTGAGCTGGGGCGTCGTGCGGCGGCCGAACAGGGCCGCGTCGGCGGCCCGTGCGGAGATCTGCGGGCGCCAGCCCGCGCGGCCCTTGCTGGCGTGGTCGAGCGTGGCGATGCCGATGGCGAGGTGGAACGGTTCGGTGTGCGTGACGTTCGTGGTCGGGACCAGGCCGATGTGCGTGGTGAGTGGGGCGAGGTGGGCCGCGAGCAGCACCGCGTCCAGGCTGCCTCTGACCTGGTCGGTGCGTTCGTCGGGCCGGTGGAAGGCGGCGGACTGGAGGCCGAGGGGATCCTCGAGGGTGACGAAGTCGAGCAGACCGCGCTCGGCCTCGGTGACCAGGTCTGCCCAGTACGCGGCGGTGAGGAGCTCGCCGGGCCGGGCGCCCTCGGCCCGCCAGGCCGCCGGGTGCCAGCCCGCGCCGTCGAGGGCGACGGCGAGATGCAGCGGGGTGCCGGTCATGACGCCTCCTTCTCACTCCGCACAGGCCGTTCGCCGGGCACGGGTCGCGTATCGCGTGCGGGAGCGTTCAGGCCCAGGTGGTCCCGCAGTGTCGTCCCCGTGTACTCCTGGCGGAACACGCCCTTCTCCTGCAGCAGCGGAACCACTCGGTCCACCAGGTCGTCGAGGCCGCCGGGCGTCAGATGGGGTACGAAGACGAAGCCGTCGGCGCCGTCGCTCTGCACGAAGTGGTCGATGGCGTCGGCGACGGTACGGGGACTGCCGACGAAGGTCTGGCCGCCGCCGACCTCGATGATCAGCTCACGGATGCTCAGACCCCGCTCCTCGGCGAGCTTCCGCCACCGCCGAGCCGTCTCGCCGCGGCCCTTGCGGAACACCGAGTGTCCCTCGAGGACGAGGGATTCGGCCTCGGGTTCGACATCGGGCAGCGGACCGTCCGGGTCGTACGCGGAGAGGTCTCGTCCCCAGACGGCTTCCAGATGCGCGATCGCGGTCTGCGGGCTCACCTGGGCGCGGGTGATCTCGTCGGCGTACGCCGCGGCCTCCTCGTCGGTGTCGGCGATGACGGCGGTGGCGGTGGGGAGGATCTTGAGCTCGTGTTCGGCCCGGCCGTGCCCGGCCAGGCGGCCCTTCACGTCCCGGTAGAAGTCGCGCGCCTCGTCGAGCCGGTTGTACTTGCTGAAGATGACGTCGGCGTCGGACGCGGCGAACTCGCGCCCCTGATCGGATTCCCCGGCCTGGATGATCACGGGGTGCCCCTGCGGGCCGCGCGGGGCGGAGAACCGCCCGGAGACGTCGAAGTGCGGGCCGCGATGAGCGAACCGGCCGGCTCCCGGCAGCAGGAAGTCCCCCGCCTTCGGGTCGGCGCGCACGTCGCCGTCGCGCCAGCTGTCCCACAACGTGCGGGCGACGTCCAGGAATTCGGCCGCGCGGGTGTACCGGTCGGACTCGGCGAGGAAGCCGCCGCGACGGAAGTTCTCGCCGGTGAACGCGTCGAAGCTGGTGACCACGTTCCAGGCGGCACGCCCGCCGCTGAGGTGGTCGAGGGTCGCGAGCCTGCGGGCCACGTCGTAGGGCTCGTTGAAGGTGGCGTTGACCGTGGCGGCCAGACCCAGGTGTGTGGTGACGGCGGCGAGCGCGCTGAGCACCGTCAGGTTTTCCGGGCGTCCCACCACGTCGAGGTCGTAGACCTGGCCCTTGTGTTCGCGTGGCCGCAGGCCCTCGGCGAGGAAGAAGAAGTCGAACTTGCCCCGTTCGACGGTCTGTGCGAGTCGGATGAACGAGTCGATGGCGATCTGGCTGCGGGATCGCGAGTCCGACCACACGGTCACGTTGTGGATGCCGGGCAACTGTGCCGCGAGGTGCACCTGTTTCTTCCCGGCCTGTGCTTCGGCCTTCTTTCCTGCGGCGGGCACTGTGCCATCTCCTTCTCCGAGAGGTTTCCAAGAGCGTGCACGGGCCGGTGCGCGCGTGCACAGGCCCGGACGCCGGTTTTCATGAGCCGTTCATGCCACTGAGACGTATCGCACCGCGTTCTCGAAGGCCACGCCGTGGCTCTTCACGTCGATGGCCACGCGGTCGCCGTCGGCGATGCGGAACCCGTCGTGGAAGCTGGCCTCGTCGGCGCCCAGAAGGACGTAGTTGACCAGGCCGGGCCGGCGTACCGCCGGGAACGAGAACAGGTGGTCCACCATGTCCTGCACCCGGTAGTACAGGGCGTCGCCGCCGCAGTCGAAACTGCCTTCCCAGGCCGTCGCGCCGTCCCGCACGATGGTCACCCGACCCGTCACCGTGCGCGGCGGTGCGCCGAGGAACAGCCAGGGCGTGAGAGCGGTGTCGCACAGCTTGCAGTACGGGTTGTAGCCGGGGTCCTGACGGTGCAGGCCGATGTCGCAGAGGTCGTTGCCGAAGGTGTAACCCGCGTAGTGCGGTCGGCCGTCGGCATCGTTGACGTAGACGAGGGCGACCTCCGGCTCCTCGATGAGAGCGACGGGACGGGCGGGGACGTCCAGTGTCTCGCCCGGCAGCCGCACCCAGTCGCCGAACCCCTTGAAGAACCACTTGGGCGGCGTGAACTCGCCGTCCACCGGAGCGCTCTGGCCACCCCACTTCTTCTTGTGCGTGCCCATGAACCCGCTCAGCAGGGCGTTGCCCGTGACCGTCGGCAGCAGCGGCGGCAACAGGCGCAGCTCCGGGTCCCCGGCCGCGACGGTGATCGTCTCCGCGCCCTCGGTGACGGCGGCCCTCAGGGCGGTCTGCGAGCCGTCGGCGGCGATGAACGCGGCGGCGAGCTGCCCGTCGGCCACCCGGTACAGGGTCTGCGGCGCGCTGGGCTCGGGCCTGCCGAAACCGACGTAGCGGCCGCCCCTGTGGACGGCCTCGAACAGGACGGGAGGAAGGGACTGGGACATGGGAACTCCTTGGGCGTTGTCGGGCGTCGGGGGGGTGTTGCCGGGTCGGGGCCGTCGACGGTCAGGGCTCCGGTACACGGGCGGGAACGCGAGCCGTCGAGTTCGTGAGGCCGGACAGCACCTCGCCGATCCGTTCGACCGCCTCGCGGATCCACGGCAGTTCGAGCGGGTCCGGCGCTGCCAGGGCGGTCGTGCGCCGCTCGTCCGAGTCGCCGTAGAGACGGCTGGTCGCCGCGCGGATCCGCAGACTGCTCCGGGGCTCCCCGAACGCGTCGGCCGGCAGGACGCCGACTCCGTGGCGTTCGAGGAGGAGGTGGGCCAGGCCGCTGCCGTCGCGCACGCCGTGCCGCTCCGCCAGGTGAGCGCGCAGGGGCTCGAAGTCCGGGTAGAGGTAGCAGGTGGCGCTCACGGGGTGCAGGGCCGCTCCCGCTCCGGTGAAGCGGTCGGCGACCGCGCGCACCACCGCCTCGTGCAGCCGGCGGCTTCGCGCGATGTGTTCGGTGATCTCCGGCGGCTCGCCGAACGCGTATGCGGCCGCGACCTGCACGGGCGCCGGCGGGCTGGACCAGATCTGGCTGGCGACGGAGACGAGGCGGGTGTGCAGCGCTCGCCCGATGTCACTGTCGGGCAACCGCGCCACGCCGGTGCGCCAGCCGCCGAGTGCCAGGTTCTTGGTGAGCCCGGTCGTGACCACGGTGCGCTCGGGCGCGTGCACCGCCGGGGAAACGGCGGGCCCGGAGGTGTCGTACACCAGGTCGCAGTAGATCTCGTCGGAGACGACGACCAGGTCCAGTTCGCGGGCCACGGCCGCGAATCGCCGCACGGTGTCGGGTGCCGCGACGGTGCCGGTCGGGTTGTCCGGCACCGTGACCACGACGGAGCGCGGGTTCCGCCCGGCCGCGCGCGCCACGGTGACCGCTTCGCGCAGCCGCTCCGGGTCGGGCACCCCGCCCTGGCCCGGCAGGATCGGCACGGGGACGGGACGGGCTCCCACGAGCCGGGCCTGCGCCGCGTAGCTGACCCAGCTCGGCACGGGCACGACCACGTCCCCTCCGATGGCGAGGAACAGGGCGAACAGAAGGGCCTTGCTGCCCGGCCCGGCCACGACGAGCCCCGGTTCGACGCCGAGGCCGCGTCGCTGCCAGTACCCGGCGGCCGCGGCGCGCAGTGCCGGGCTTCCGGCGACGGGACCGTACGCGTTCTCGTCGGCCGCGGCGGCGAGCCGTTCGCGCAACGCGGGGTGGACGGGCAGACCGATCTCCCCGCTCGTCATCGCCAGGACCCGCTCCCCGGCCCGTCGTCTGCGGGCCAGGACCTCGTCGGCGGCGAGGGTCGCCGACATGGAGACGGGTGCGGGTGTGGACATGGGCGCTCCAACGGACGAGGGACGTGACCGGGCGGGCGGGACGGACCGGGTGGGGGGGGAGCGACGGGTTTCGCGAGTCGCGGGCCCCGGAGGGGGTCGAGGAAATCGGGGCGGGGGAGCTGGGGGATGGCCCGGGCAGGGCGGGTGACGCGCCCGGACGGCGATCGGGACGGGAGATCGGGACGGGAGATCGGGACGGGAGATCGGGACGGGAGATCGGGGCGGGAGATCGGGGCGAGGGAAAGGGGGCGAGTCGGCAAGCGCCGAGGTGACGGGCCGGGACGGGGCGAGCCGGGGAGAGCTGAGGTGACGGGCCGGGACGGGGGCAGCTCAGGCCGGCGTGTATCGCCGGCGCAGCTCCGCCTTGCGGACTTTGCCGGTCAGGGTCTTGGGCAGGGCGGGCAACAGCTCGACGCGGTCCGGCAGGAAGCGTGAGTCGTGGCCCGCTTTCCTGACGTGGGCGCGGACTTCGTCGAGTGACGGGCCCGTG
Protein-coding regions in this window:
- a CDS encoding alpha/beta hydrolase; translation: MHSPQFTAESSSNGMVERDFTVGEVPGVLWSPASGADGAPLVLLGHGGGNHKRHPAMAGRARLLVTGCGFHAAVIDAPGHGDRPRTAHDEQEIAELRRAQAAGEPEGPVVVRYNARLAELAVPEWQATLDALQQRPEIGADGPVGYFGIGLGTAIGVPLVAVEPRITAAVFGLMWPDALVETARRITVPIEFGLQWDDERIPREAGLALFDAFASKEKTLHANAGKHVDFPRFEADSAVRFFARHLGRVVTSPA
- a CDS encoding fumarylacetoacetate (FAA) hydrolase, whose protein sequence is MSQSLPPVLFEAVHRGGRYVGFGRPEPSAPQTLYRVADGQLAAAFIAADGSQTALRAAVTEGAETITVAAGDPELRLLPPLLPTVTGNALLSGFMGTHKKKWGGQSAPVDGEFTPPKWFFKGFGDWVRLPGETLDVPARPVALIEEPEVALVYVNDADGRPHYAGYTFGNDLCDIGLHRQDPGYNPYCKLCDTALTPWLFLGAPPRTVTGRVTIVRDGATAWEGSFDCGGDALYYRVQDMVDHLFSFPAVRRPGLVNYVLLGADEASFHDGFRIADGDRVAIDVKSHGVAFENAVRYVSVA
- a CDS encoding LLM class flavin-dependent oxidoreductase, with product MTGTPLHLAVALDGAGWHPAAWRAEGARPGELLTAAYWADLVTEAERGLLDFVTLEDPLGLQSAAFHRPDERTDQVRGSLDAVLLAAHLAPLTTHIGLVPTTNVTHTEPFHLAIGIATLDHASKGRAGWRPQISARAADAALFGRRTTPQLTEEDVRDPELIAARLRPLFAEAADVVEVARRLWDSWEDDAEIRDAATGRFIDRDKLHHIDFEGTYFSVKGPSITPRPPQGRPVVTSLAHASTPYEFAAGGSDLVYVTPHDHAGAEAILAQVGEAVERIGRNEREWPLKKFADLLVFLDDEPGAAARRKSRLDELNGGELASDAEIFTGTPGDLADLLLSWRTAGLDGFRLRPGTLPHDLAAITRGLVPELQRRGVFRTAYDATTLRGHLGLRRPDSRYAHRHDRPSAVPSA
- a CDS encoding NtaA/DmoA family FMN-dependent monooxygenase (This protein belongs to a clade of FMN-dependent monooxygenases, within a broader family of flavin-dependent oxidoreductases, the luciferase-like monooxygenase (LMM) family, some of whose members use coenzyme F420 rather than FMN.); translated protein: MPAAGKKAEAQAGKKQVHLAAQLPGIHNVTVWSDSRSRSQIAIDSFIRLAQTVERGKFDFFFLAEGLRPREHKGQVYDLDVVGRPENLTVLSALAAVTTHLGLAATVNATFNEPYDVARRLATLDHLSGGRAAWNVVTSFDAFTGENFRRGGFLAESDRYTRAAEFLDVARTLWDSWRDGDVRADPKAGDFLLPGAGRFAHRGPHFDVSGRFSAPRGPQGHPVIIQAGESDQGREFAASDADVIFSKYNRLDEARDFYRDVKGRLAGHGRAEHELKILPTATAVIADTDEEAAAYADEITRAQVSPQTAIAHLEAVWGRDLSAYDPDGPLPDVEPEAESLVLEGHSVFRKGRGETARRWRKLAEERGLSIRELIIEVGGGQTFVGSPRTVADAIDHFVQSDGADGFVFVPHLTPGGLDDLVDRVVPLLQEKGVFRQEYTGTTLRDHLGLNAPARDTRPVPGERPVRSEKEAS
- a CDS encoding pyridoxal phosphate-dependent aminotransferase: MSTPAPVSMSATLAADEVLARRRRAGERVLAMTSGEIGLPVHPALRERLAAAADENAYGPVAGSPALRAAAAGYWQRRGLGVEPGLVVAGPGSKALLFALFLAIGGDVVVPVPSWVSYAAQARLVGARPVPVPILPGQGGVPDPERLREAVTVARAAGRNPRSVVVTVPDNPTGTVAAPDTVRRFAAVARELDLVVVSDEIYCDLVYDTSGPAVSPAVHAPERTVVTTGLTKNLALGGWRTGVARLPDSDIGRALHTRLVSVASQIWSSPPAPVQVAAAYAFGEPPEITEHIARSRRLHEAVVRAVADRFTGAGAALHPVSATCYLYPDFEPLRAHLAERHGVRDGSGLAHLLLERHGVGVLPADAFGEPRSSLRIRAATSRLYGDSDERRTTALAAPDPLELPWIREAVERIGEVLSGLTNSTARVPARVPEP
- a CDS encoding antibiotic biosynthesis monooxygenase family protein; this encodes MSNHSEAPVTPVEAFEPPYYAAVFTTVRTQEQSGYSETNARMEDLVKDVPGFLGMDHAQTPGGLGITVGYFRDADALTEWRRNVEHRAAQKRGQAEWYQSYTLHVAKVERSHGFTRAQVPQIPAAG